In Halorhabdus tiamatea SARL4B, a genomic segment contains:
- a CDS encoding mandelate racemase/muconate lactonizing enzyme family protein, translating to MPIDYSQLSDPNAEYTMRDLSSETMGVTADRGPRDVEITDVQTTMVDGNYPWTLVRVYTDAGVVGTGEAYWGAGVPELVERLKPFIVGENPLDIDRLYEHMVQKMSGEGSIAGVTIHAVSGIEIALHDLAGKLLDVPAYQLLGGKYRDDVRVYCDLHTEDEADPQACADEAERVVADLGYDAIKFDLDVPSGHEKDSANRHLSQPEIEHKAEIVRATTERVGETAEVAFDCHWSFTGGSAKRLAEEIEPLDVWWLEDPVPPENHDVQREVTQSTTTPIAVGENVYRKHGQRRLLEEQAVDIIAPDVPRVGGMRETKKIADLADTYYIPVAMHNVGSPIATMASAQVGAAIPNALAVEYHSYELGWWEDLVEEDGLIEDGSMAIPEKPGLGLTLDLDAVEEYKVEGETVFDEA from the coding sequence ATGCCGATCGATTACTCCCAGCTCAGCGACCCGAACGCCGAGTACACGATGCGAGACCTCTCTTCGGAGACGATGGGCGTCACCGCAGACCGCGGCCCGCGCGATGTCGAGATCACCGACGTCCAGACGACGATGGTCGACGGCAACTACCCCTGGACGCTCGTGCGGGTCTACACCGACGCGGGCGTCGTCGGCACGGGAGAAGCCTACTGGGGCGCGGGCGTCCCGGAACTCGTCGAGCGCCTGAAACCGTTCATTGTCGGTGAGAACCCGCTGGACATCGATCGTCTCTACGAACACATGGTTCAGAAGATGTCGGGCGAAGGGTCGATCGCCGGCGTGACGATCCACGCCGTCTCCGGCATCGAGATCGCGCTGCACGACCTCGCCGGCAAGCTCCTGGACGTTCCAGCCTACCAGCTCCTCGGGGGGAAGTACCGCGACGACGTCCGGGTCTACTGTGACCTCCACACTGAAGACGAGGCCGACCCGCAGGCCTGCGCCGACGAGGCCGAGCGCGTCGTCGCGGACCTGGGCTACGACGCGATCAAGTTCGATCTGGACGTCCCGAGCGGCCACGAGAAGGACTCGGCCAATCGCCACCTCAGCCAACCCGAGATCGAGCACAAGGCCGAGATCGTCCGCGCGACGACCGAGCGCGTCGGCGAAACGGCCGAGGTCGCCTTCGACTGCCACTGGTCGTTCACCGGCGGTAGCGCCAAGCGCCTCGCCGAGGAGATCGAGCCACTCGACGTCTGGTGGCTCGAAGACCCCGTTCCGCCGGAGAACCACGACGTCCAGCGGGAGGTCACCCAGTCGACGACCACCCCGATCGCCGTCGGCGAGAACGTCTACCGCAAGCACGGCCAGCGCCGCCTGCTCGAAGAACAGGCCGTCGACATCATCGCGCCCGACGTGCCCCGAGTGGGCGGGATGCGCGAAACCAAGAAGATCGCCGATCTGGCCGACACCTACTACATCCCTGTCGCGATGCACAACGTCGGCTCGCCGATCGCGACGATGGCCTCCGCGCAGGTTGGCGCGGCGATCCCCAACGCGCTGGCCGTCGAGTACCACTCCTACGAACTCGGCTGGTGGGAGGATCTGGTCGAAGAGGACGGCCTGATCGAGGACGGCTCGATGGCGATCCCCGAGAAGCCCGGGCTCGGCCTGACGCTCGATCTCGACGCCGTCGAGGAGTACAAGGTCGAGGGCGAGACTGTCTTCGACGAAGCGTAG
- a CDS encoding gas vesicle protein GvpG codes for MVRRHWLYFVGFVLSGVGLVGVTLLGLVDAVSVLSGGVYYGEEFVVLAMLGEAVEWVVAAVVFGVFAVAFLAATVVSVLRNTSIHRNDWLASIVERLEHEYPILRQFDVAEKVEPTTADRKQTLKQQYVDGDISDAEFEREMERLLDDGDGNEKSTANTATSIEIED; via the coding sequence ATGGTGAGGCGTCACTGGCTGTATTTCGTGGGATTCGTTCTCTCGGGCGTGGGCCTCGTTGGTGTGACACTGCTGGGACTCGTCGACGCGGTGTCGGTCCTGTCCGGCGGCGTCTACTACGGCGAGGAGTTCGTCGTGTTGGCGATGCTCGGTGAAGCTGTCGAATGGGTGGTGGCCGCGGTCGTTTTCGGCGTGTTCGCCGTAGCCTTCCTCGCAGCGACGGTCGTCTCAGTCCTTCGGAACACGTCGATCCACCGCAACGACTGGCTGGCGTCGATCGTCGAGCGACTCGAGCACGAGTACCCGATACTCCGGCAGTTCGACGTCGCCGAGAAGGTCGAGCCGACGACAGCGGACCGCAAACAGACACTCAAACAGCAGTACGTCGACGGCGACATATCGGACGCGGAGTTCGAACGCGAGATGGAGCGGTTGCTCGACGACGGTGACGGGAACGAGAAGTCGACGGCCAACACTGCCACGTCGATCGAGATCGAGGACTGA
- a CDS encoding S1C family serine protease, with protein sequence MSKETSTRRRFLELGGVALATGIAGCATSKSAPDASETASPTVTTTEGPTEADTADSPYTQVYQDAISSVTTVQTTTGQGTGFQYDANHVVTNAHVVGTASEAQVRFHDGTWASGSVKGTDPHSDLAVIEPETVPDSSRPLPFSDEPPTIGQEVVVIGNPYNLDGSVTSGIVSGTDRLIPSPAGYQIPDAIQTDAAVNPGNSGGPLMNLDGSVVGVVNSKQGDSIAFGISAALTRRVVPELIDTGSYEHAYMGVSLETMAPTVAAANDLDRPRGLLVVETVQGGPADGVLRASSLEYVDGARVPVGGDVIRAIEGTSMNTFEDLASYLALQTRPGETIDVTVLRDGDERTVELTLAARPDRSTSPLG encoded by the coding sequence ATGTCCAAAGAGACATCTACACGACGGCGATTCCTCGAGCTCGGTGGGGTAGCGCTCGCGACTGGGATCGCTGGCTGTGCGACATCAAAGTCGGCACCCGACGCGTCGGAGACAGCGTCGCCGACGGTGACCACGACTGAGGGGCCCACTGAAGCGGACACCGCCGACAGTCCCTACACCCAGGTATACCAGGATGCCATCTCCTCGGTCACGACGGTCCAGACGACGACCGGCCAGGGGACTGGCTTCCAGTACGACGCGAATCACGTCGTCACGAACGCCCACGTGGTCGGGACGGCGAGCGAAGCGCAAGTCCGCTTTCACGACGGCACGTGGGCGAGCGGGTCGGTGAAGGGAACGGATCCCCACAGCGACCTCGCCGTGATCGAACCCGAGACGGTGCCCGATTCCTCGCGGCCACTCCCGTTCAGCGACGAGCCGCCGACGATCGGCCAGGAGGTCGTCGTCATCGGCAACCCGTACAACCTCGACGGCTCAGTCACGTCGGGGATCGTCAGCGGGACCGACCGGCTGATCCCCTCGCCAGCGGGCTATCAGATTCCGGACGCGATCCAGACCGACGCGGCGGTGAACCCGGGCAACAGCGGCGGTCCTCTGATGAATCTCGACGGCTCCGTGGTGGGCGTCGTGAACTCGAAGCAGGGCGACAGCATCGCCTTCGGAATCTCGGCCGCGCTGACTCGACGCGTCGTTCCCGAACTCATCGACACCGGGAGCTACGAACACGCCTACATGGGCGTCTCCCTGGAGACGATGGCCCCGACGGTCGCGGCGGCGAACGATCTCGACCGGCCGCGTGGCCTGCTGGTCGTCGAGACCGTCCAGGGCGGCCCGGCCGACGGCGTCCTCCGGGCAAGCAGCCTGGAGTACGTCGACGGCGCGCGGGTTCCCGTGGGTGGTGACGTCATCCGCGCCATCGAGGGGACGTCGATGAATACCTTCGAGGACCTCGCAAGTTATCTGGCGCTCCAGACGAGACCTGGCGAGACGATCGACGTCACCGTCCTGCGGGACGGCGACGAGCGAACCGTGGAGCTGACGCTCGCCGCCCGTCCGGATCGCTCGACGTCGCCCCTCGGGTGA
- the kdgK1 gene encoding bifunctional 2-dehydro-3-deoxygluconokinase/2-dehydro-3-deoxygalactonokinase, protein MTPPRLTTFGESLLRLATPTAEPIETTDTLDVHVGGAEGNVAVAAQRLGLEATWVSKLPATPVGEKVTTAYRTHGVDPAVVWDERDDARLGTYYLEAGAAPRGSQVIYDRADSSITTATFAELPTDPFTDADAVHVSGITPALSATLVETTKEILSTAQESGATTIFDVNYRSNLWDPESARETLTAILSDVDVLFVAHRDAEAVLEYDGDAETVAADLHADFDLGLVVVTTGEEGALAFDGERSAHQPVFETETVDAIGTGDAFVGGFLAAWLTDESIPAALEQSAATAALKRTIGGDAATIRPGMVESILAGDVDEISR, encoded by the coding sequence ATGACTCCGCCGCGACTCACCACTTTCGGGGAATCGCTCTTGCGACTGGCGACGCCGACCGCGGAGCCGATCGAGACCACCGACACGCTCGACGTCCACGTCGGCGGCGCGGAGGGCAACGTCGCCGTCGCGGCCCAGCGTCTCGGCCTCGAGGCGACGTGGGTCTCGAAACTCCCGGCGACGCCCGTCGGCGAGAAAGTCACCACCGCCTACCGAACGCACGGCGTCGACCCGGCCGTGGTCTGGGACGAGCGTGACGACGCCCGACTCGGGACCTACTACCTCGAAGCGGGCGCGGCCCCGCGCGGCTCGCAGGTCATCTACGACCGGGCCGACTCCTCGATCACAACGGCGACGTTCGCGGAACTTCCCACGGATCCCTTCACCGACGCCGACGCCGTCCACGTCTCCGGGATCACGCCGGCGCTCTCGGCGACGCTGGTCGAGACCACAAAGGAGATCCTGTCGACGGCCCAGGAATCCGGGGCGACGACAATTTTCGACGTCAACTACCGCTCGAACCTCTGGGATCCCGAGTCGGCTCGGGAGACACTCACCGCCATCCTCTCCGATGTCGACGTGCTGTTCGTCGCTCACCGCGATGCGGAGGCAGTACTCGAATACGACGGCGACGCCGAGACTGTCGCCGCCGACCTGCACGCCGACTTCGATCTCGGCCTCGTCGTCGTGACGACGGGCGAGGAAGGGGCGCTCGCCTTCGACGGCGAAAGGAGTGCTCACCAGCCAGTGTTCGAGACCGAGACGGTCGACGCGATCGGGACGGGCGACGCCTTCGTCGGCGGGTTCCTCGCCGCGTGGCTGACTGACGAGTCGATCCCAGCCGCGCTCGAACAGTCGGCTGCGACCGCCGCACTCAAGCGGACGATCGGTGGCGACGCCGCGACGATCCGCCCCGGGATGGTCGAGTCGATCCTGGCGGGCGACGTCGACGAAATTTCACGGTAA
- a CDS encoding MarR family transcriptional regulator, with product MPVDFESYHPTDLPEADTNGRRILEFLASNPDLGFRPSELAEELDIPHGSVGTTLRRLEDRGFVRHKGEYWAINIEAYDARTASEIGLQAVAEQFEGDYYDRNDDWDADLPDLDAEGTADK from the coding sequence ATGCCCGTCGACTTCGAGAGCTACCACCCGACAGATCTCCCGGAAGCGGATACCAACGGGCGTCGGATACTGGAATTCCTCGCGAGCAATCCCGATCTCGGCTTTCGCCCGAGCGAGCTCGCCGAAGAACTCGATATCCCGCACGGGAGCGTCGGGACGACGCTCCGCCGACTCGAGGACCGCGGGTTCGTCCGGCACAAGGGTGAATACTGGGCCATCAATATTGAGGCGTACGACGCCCGGACCGCCAGCGAGATCGGCCTCCAGGCCGTCGCAGAACAGTTCGAGGGCGACTACTACGACCGGAACGATGATTGGGACGCGGACCTGCCCGATCTCGACGCCGAAGGGACGGCCGATAAGTGA
- a CDS encoding dihydrodipicolinate synthase family protein, translated as MPRHAPASGSADPLDLHGVIPPTITAFHDDESLDEAATAAHAEFVVEHGAHAVFPLGTNGEFPLLSAAERERVVEVVSTAVGDDVPVIAGVGAPGTRETIRHAERAAAAGADGLVVVTPYYYPMDDEAAIDHYRRVADAVDRPVYVYHIPPLTGTYLSTAAMAEIADIDGVAGLKDTSGDVPWLGQVRSDNPDLTVLAGHNALLYAGLELGCAGVVSSVSNAFPELVVDLYEAFDDGDEDRAQELQETVRDVVNAFDRGPYMAGVKTALAERDVDFDPGPLRDPLRTMDDAETAALVEDLASIGLL; from the coding sequence ATGCCCAGACACGCACCAGCCTCCGGATCGGCGGACCCGCTCGACCTCCACGGTGTCATCCCGCCCACGATCACGGCCTTTCACGACGACGAGAGCCTCGACGAGGCGGCGACGGCGGCCCACGCCGAGTTCGTCGTCGAGCACGGTGCCCACGCCGTGTTCCCGCTGGGGACCAACGGCGAGTTTCCGCTGCTCTCTGCAGCCGAACGTGAGCGGGTCGTCGAGGTCGTCTCGACGGCCGTCGGCGACGACGTCCCCGTCATCGCCGGCGTCGGCGCGCCGGGCACCCGGGAGACGATCAGACACGCCGAACGCGCGGCCGCGGCCGGCGCGGACGGTCTCGTCGTCGTCACGCCCTATTACTACCCGATGGACGACGAGGCGGCCATCGACCACTATCGGCGGGTCGCCGACGCGGTCGATCGCCCGGTGTACGTCTATCACATCCCGCCGCTGACTGGCACCTATCTCTCGACAGCGGCGATGGCCGAGATCGCCGATATCGACGGCGTAGCGGGTCTGAAAGACACCAGTGGCGACGTCCCGTGGCTCGGGCAGGTTCGTTCGGACAATCCCGATCTGACGGTGCTCGCTGGTCACAACGCACTCCTGTACGCCGGGCTCGAACTCGGGTGTGCCGGCGTCGTGAGTTCGGTCTCGAACGCGTTCCCGGAACTGGTCGTCGATCTCTACGAGGCCTTCGACGACGGCGACGAAGATCGCGCCCAGGAACTTCAGGAGACCGTCCGCGACGTCGTGAACGCCTTCGATCGCGGGCCGTACATGGCCGGCGTCAAGACGGCACTGGCCGAACGCGATGTCGACTTCGATCCCGGCCCGCTCCGGGATCCGCTCCGGACGATGGACGACGCCGAGACCGCGGCGCTCGTCGAGGATCTGGCGTCGATCGGGTTGCTGTAG
- a CDS encoding phosphotransacetylase family protein, producing MPPILVTSTEEATGKTAVTLALAKLADAAGHSVGYMKPKGTRLQSATGKTRDEDPMLARELLGLDSEMHELEPIVYTPTFVQEAIQGREQTDELRDRVLENYEKMASERDLMVIEGTDRLTTGGIVDLTDADIAEMLDAQVVLLSRYDEPEDVDDILAAAETLGDSLAGVLFNAVPDAVFDQLTTDVVPFLENHDIPVLGVVPRVQELAGLTVDDLAERLGAEVLTSDAGTDLFVERFTVGAMSAESALTQFRRMQNAVMITSGDRPEIVTAALDASGIKAIILGGGFRPSSAIIGRAEEEGVPILLLQSDTRMVIDRTEDLLQTGPTRSAGTVDRMQQLLDDHADVDALIGAED from the coding sequence ATGCCCCCAATCCTGGTCACGTCGACCGAGGAAGCAACTGGCAAGACCGCAGTCACGCTCGCACTCGCGAAACTCGCAGACGCGGCCGGCCACAGCGTCGGCTACATGAAACCCAAGGGGACCCGTCTCCAGAGCGCGACGGGCAAGACCCGCGACGAAGATCCGATGCTCGCTCGCGAACTCCTCGGGCTCGACTCGGAGATGCACGAACTCGAGCCGATCGTCTACACGCCCACGTTCGTCCAGGAGGCCATCCAGGGCCGCGAACAGACCGACGAACTCCGGGATCGGGTTCTGGAGAATTACGAAAAGATGGCGAGCGAACGCGACCTCATGGTCATCGAGGGGACCGACCGCCTCACGACCGGCGGGATCGTCGACCTCACGGACGCCGACATCGCCGAGATGCTCGACGCCCAGGTCGTGTTGCTCTCGCGGTACGACGAACCCGAAGACGTCGACGACATCCTCGCGGCTGCCGAGACGCTCGGGGACTCCCTTGCCGGCGTCCTGTTCAACGCTGTCCCGGACGCCGTCTTCGACCAGCTGACGACCGACGTCGTCCCGTTCCTCGAGAACCACGACATCCCCGTGCTGGGCGTCGTCCCGCGCGTCCAGGAACTCGCCGGACTGACCGTCGACGACCTGGCCGAACGCCTCGGCGCGGAGGTCCTGACCAGCGACGCCGGGACGGACCTGTTCGTCGAGCGCTTCACCGTCGGCGCGATGTCCGCCGAGAGCGCGCTCACGCAGTTCCGCCGCATGCAGAACGCGGTGATGATCACCAGCGGCGACCGCCCGGAGATCGTGACCGCCGCACTCGACGCCTCCGGCATCAAGGCGATCATCCTCGGCGGTGGCTTCCGGCCGTCGAGTGCGATCATCGGTCGGGCCGAGGAGGAGGGCGTCCCGATCCTCCTCCTGCAGTCGGACACGCGCATGGTGATCGACCGGACCGAGGACCTCCTCCAGACCGGCCCGACCCGGAGCGCGGGCACCGTCGACCGGATGCAACAACTCCTCGACGACCACGCCGACGTCGACGCGTTGATCGGCGCTGAAGACTGA
- a CDS encoding acetate--CoA ligase family protein, protein MGQLDTLFAPERVAVVGATESDGSVGRDVMENLLDGYEGDVVPVNPSSEEVFGLECYDDLTQTEGVELAIVVVPPQIVNGVLRQAGEAGIRDVAVITAGFGESGSEGVELEREMTEIAEEYDINLVGPNCLGVISTSVGMNATFTEKSAMEGNISFMSQSGAFISAVLDWAGDHNVGFNDIVSLGNKAVLDEGSFIDYWGDDPDTDVILGYLEDIENGREFIDTAREVTKDTPIVAVKSGRTEAGASAAASHTGAIAGSERAYEAGLEQAGVIRANSVQELFDYATILGDQPMPESNDIAIVTNAGGPGVMATDAIGDSGLEMASFTDESLEQLEEAMPSEANIFNPVDVLGDASAETYADALDIVLDDPNVGSVIVVSSPQSIDFENLAEVMIEKHEEYGVPMAASLMGGETAEKPAEMLGEAGIPSYFDPARGVDSLDALREYAEIRSHEYVDATDFDVDRERAREILERTKERDTNKLGVEAMELLEAYGIPTPQGAIVSEKNAAVEAAKDIDGDVVMKIVSPDILHKSDIGGVEVGVPDEEVADTFDDLIARARNYQPDATILGVQVQEMADLDAGTETIVGINRDPQFGPLVMFGLGGIFVEVLEDATFRVAPVSEPEATEMIDEIDSAPLLRGARGREPVDEAGVVETIQRISQLVTDFPAILELDINPLVATPDGVAAVDIRATVDQEQL, encoded by the coding sequence ATGGGCCAATTAGATACGTTATTCGCGCCGGAACGGGTAGCTGTCGTCGGAGCGACCGAGAGCGACGGTTCCGTCGGGCGGGATGTTATGGAGAACCTCCTCGATGGATACGAGGGTGACGTCGTCCCTGTCAACCCGAGTTCCGAGGAGGTGTTCGGACTCGAGTGTTACGACGATCTCACACAGACAGAGGGCGTCGAACTCGCGATCGTCGTCGTCCCGCCACAGATCGTCAACGGCGTCCTCCGGCAGGCCGGCGAGGCCGGCATCCGGGACGTTGCCGTGATCACTGCCGGGTTCGGTGAATCCGGCAGTGAAGGTGTCGAACTCGAACGAGAGATGACTGAGATCGCCGAGGAGTACGACATCAACCTCGTCGGCCCGAACTGTCTGGGTGTCATCTCGACGTCGGTCGGCATGAACGCGACGTTCACCGAGAAGTCGGCCATGGAGGGCAACATCTCCTTTATGAGTCAGTCCGGGGCCTTCATCTCGGCCGTCCTCGATTGGGCCGGCGATCACAACGTCGGGTTCAACGACATCGTCTCGCTCGGAAACAAGGCCGTCCTCGACGAGGGCTCGTTTATCGACTACTGGGGTGACGATCCCGACACCGACGTCATCCTCGGATATCTCGAGGACATCGAGAACGGCAGAGAGTTCATCGACACCGCCCGCGAGGTCACCAAGGACACGCCGATCGTCGCCGTCAAGTCCGGACGGACGGAAGCCGGGGCGTCGGCCGCTGCCTCCCACACGGGAGCCATCGCCGGCAGCGAGCGTGCCTACGAGGCCGGACTCGAACAGGCCGGCGTCATCCGGGCCAACAGCGTCCAGGAACTGTTCGACTACGCGACGATCTTGGGCGACCAGCCGATGCCCGAGAGCAACGACATCGCCATCGTCACCAACGCCGGCGGTCCGGGCGTGATGGCGACCGACGCGATCGGCGACTCCGGTCTTGAGATGGCTTCCTTCACCGACGAGTCTCTCGAACAACTCGAGGAGGCGATGCCGTCGGAGGCCAACATCTTCAACCCCGTCGACGTGCTCGGTGACGCTTCCGCCGAGACCTACGCGGACGCACTCGACATCGTCCTCGACGATCCGAACGTCGGCTCGGTCATCGTCGTCTCCTCGCCGCAGTCCATCGACTTCGAGAACCTCGCCGAGGTCATGATCGAGAAACACGAGGAGTACGGCGTCCCGATGGCCGCCAGCCTCATGGGCGGCGAGACGGCCGAGAAACCCGCCGAGATGCTCGGCGAGGCCGGGATCCCGTCGTACTTCGACCCCGCTCGCGGCGTCGACAGCCTCGACGCCCTCCGGGAGTACGCCGAGATCAGGAGCCACGAGTACGTCGACGCGACCGACTTCGACGTCGATCGCGAACGCGCCCGCGAGATTCTCGAACGCACGAAGGAACGCGACACCAACAAGCTCGGCGTCGAGGCGATGGAACTGCTCGAGGCCTACGGCATCCCGACCCCGCAGGGGGCGATCGTCTCCGAGAAGAACGCAGCCGTCGAAGCCGCAAAGGACATCGACGGCGACGTCGTTATGAAGATCGTCAGTCCCGACATCCTCCACAAGTCCGACATCGGCGGCGTCGAAGTCGGTGTCCCTGACGAGGAGGTCGCCGACACCTTCGACGACCTCATCGCTCGCGCGCGAAACTACCAGCCCGACGCGACGATCCTCGGCGTCCAGGTCCAGGAGATGGCCGACCTCGACGCCGGGACCGAAACCATCGTCGGCATCAACCGCGACCCGCAGTTCGGGCCCCTGGTGATGTTCGGACTCGGCGGCATCTTCGTGGAAGTCCTCGAGGACGCCACCTTCCGGGTCGCGCCTGTTTCCGAACCCGAGGCTACGGAGATGATCGACGAGATCGACTCCGCGCCGCTGCTTCGGGGCGCGCGTGGCCGCGAACCGGTAGACGAAGCCGGCGTCGTCGAGACGATCCAGCGCATCTCCCAACTCGTGACTGACTTTCCTGCGATCCTCGAACTCGACATCAACCCGCTCGTGGCGACGCCAGACGGCGTCGCAGCCGTCGACATCCGGGCGACCGTCGACCAGGAACAGCTCTAA
- a CDS encoding DUF7547 family protein: MSSQPDRSDLPEVLRELTSSLVRLRRDLRSDQRSGGRGLDRLLRLTTDVTIPATILVLETNIRALRLLQRTLRIVDGSETAEESRTTAGEDVASVGRSVVDRLDDALADVQTAVEGDVDSRTRDHLEDARDLNRKLEARLDELSEGAAAPGGEEESTSDDRGAAVDVEAELRSIKDQHGDSGGGGDSDEGDAAGGNDSDEGGADGRNDSDEGGAADGTDQGEGDGSDE, encoded by the coding sequence ATGTCCAGCCAGCCCGACCGGTCGGACCTCCCTGAGGTCCTCCGTGAGTTGACGTCGTCACTCGTGAGGCTCCGGCGGGACCTCAGGAGCGACCAGCGGAGCGGGGGCCGGGGTCTCGACCGACTCCTCCGACTCACGACCGACGTGACCATCCCCGCGACGATCCTGGTCCTCGAGACGAACATCAGAGCACTGCGACTCTTACAGCGGACGCTCCGGATCGTCGACGGTTCCGAGACGGCCGAGGAGTCGAGGACCACCGCCGGCGAAGACGTCGCGTCGGTCGGCCGGTCGGTCGTCGATCGCCTCGACGACGCCCTCGCAGACGTCCAGACGGCCGTCGAAGGGGACGTCGACTCGCGGACGCGCGATCATCTCGAAGACGCCCGCGACCTCAACCGAAAGCTCGAGGCGCGCCTCGACGAACTATCGGAAGGTGCGGCCGCCCCGGGCGGCGAAGAGGAGTCGACGAGCGACGACCGCGGAGCGGCCGTCGACGTCGAGGCGGAACTCCGCTCGATCAAGGACCAACATGGCGATTCAGGCGGCGGAGGTGATAGCGACGAGGGTGACGCTGCCGGCGGGAACGATAGCGACGAGGGTGGCGCTGACGGCAGGAACGATAGCGACGAGGGTGGCGCTGCCGACGGGACCGATCAAGGCGAGGGTGACGGCAGCGACGAGTGA
- the gfcR gene encoding transcriptional regulator GfcR, with product MKSLDDLVDSAEKLTDLGLSKGEIADELNVSRETASWLVDQTDAGSDQSDREKPHDIHIDWSAIGRDSKRLDYVGRAMADLLKKEGEDVDLTIGIGKSGAPLATTVSRELETDLSVYTPSKERWDDTGAEASGSFSRNFAEIRGRDCYIVDDNIDTGKTMTETIETVREQGGNPVGGVVLTDKHGEDSVLGVPVYSLIDVVQMNR from the coding sequence ATGAAGTCCCTGGACGACCTCGTCGACAGCGCAGAGAAGCTCACCGATCTCGGCCTCTCGAAGGGCGAGATCGCGGACGAACTCAACGTCTCCCGGGAGACGGCGAGCTGGCTCGTCGATCAGACCGACGCCGGGAGCGATCAGTCAGATCGCGAGAAGCCCCACGACATCCACATCGACTGGAGCGCAATCGGGCGAGACAGCAAGCGACTCGACTACGTCGGGCGAGCGATGGCCGATCTGCTCAAGAAAGAAGGCGAAGACGTGGACCTGACGATCGGCATCGGCAAGTCCGGCGCGCCCCTGGCGACGACCGTCTCGCGCGAACTCGAGACCGACCTCAGCGTCTACACGCCGAGCAAGGAGCGCTGGGACGACACCGGAGCCGAGGCGAGCGGATCGTTCTCCCGGAACTTCGCGGAGATCCGCGGCCGAGATTGCTACATCGTCGACGACAACATCGACACCGGCAAGACGATGACCGAGACCATCGAGACGGTGCGCGAACAGGGCGGCAACCCGGTCGGCGGCGTCGTTCTCACGGACAAACACGGCGAGGACTCCGTACTCGGCGTCCCCGTCTACTCGCTGATCGACGTCGTCCAGATGAATCGCTGA